A DNA window from Tenuifilaceae bacterium CYCD contains the following coding sequences:
- the blc gene encoding outer membrane lipoprotein Blc: protein MEIRKSLFLLINTLAMSGLFSCSTIPKGVMAVKPFEKERYLGKWYEIARIDFKYEKDLNNTTAEYSLNDNGTIKVTNKGYNTKTGAWKQAIGKAKFVENDTVGMLKVSFFCPFYSGYNVIAIDPEYRYALIAGASYRYLWILSRETSIPDEVKNEYIKIAEGFGYNTSELLWIVHNKQE, encoded by the coding sequence ATGGAAATTAGAAAATCGCTATTTTTACTTATTAATACTTTGGCTATGTCCGGATTATTTTCTTGTTCAACAATCCCTAAAGGGGTAATGGCTGTAAAGCCTTTCGAAAAAGAACGGTACCTTGGCAAATGGTACGAGATTGCTCGGATTGATTTTAAATACGAAAAAGATTTGAACAACACTACCGCGGAGTACTCCCTAAATGATAATGGTACAATTAAAGTAACGAATAAAGGGTATAATACCAAAACGGGGGCGTGGAAGCAGGCAATAGGAAAGGCTAAGTTTGTTGAAAACGATACTGTTGGAATGCTTAAGGTATCGTTTTTTTGTCCGTTCTATTCGGGGTATAATGTAATTGCAATTGATCCCGAGTATAGGTATGCACTAATTGCCGGGGCAAGCTATAGGTATCTGTGGATTCTTTCCCGGGAAACGAGCATACCCGATGAGGTAAAGAATGAATATATAAAAATTGCCGAGGGTTTTGGATACAATACATCGGAACTTTTATGGATTGTCCACAATAAGCAAGAGTAA
- a CDS encoding prolyl endopeptidase, with the protein MKKLVTLFSLVGICFATNAQVKFNPPATPRIPVVDTLHGVILTDDYSWLEDKTDPRVVEWTKAQHDYGVEYLNTTQKMHSGLHEDIAKYIDLDYEGPLSRVGQRVFQTVKKKGDKQYKLYTIIKGDKKLIWDPVMLDSTGKTSTSGIDYTYDGERAAISVQKSGAEIETTYIIDTRTGKILYKPLENVFGYQWTKDQQHAYFTIRSKEDVDKQLPLKTYYWKVGDPIKKAVFIGTTTDAQNSFYIYDNRYSDVTFFGESDFYANNLYMRKTGTFDKGTLIYESKTDRAYPEAIGDKLYIFTNDKAPNFKLMVADKANADYKNWKTLIPEGETVLQSYVITKNSIIIQDKVDIQSRLTLYDLNGNKIKQIELPELGNVAGVSYDREEDSLYVSMSTFTSTSKTFVASPSDFKWRLFFQRELPVDMSNIVGEIKFYKSKDSTRIPVFVVHRKDMKLDGNNPVLITAYGGFNSGIEPHYYGFYSAFINRGGVVVEAGIRGGDEYGEKWHQDGMLSKKQNCFDDFNACTEWLIKEGYSNTNRIVAMGGSNGGLLMGAIAVQRPDLYKAIVCEVPLLDMLKYHKFLIARYWIPEYGSSESEEQFRWLLRYSPYHNIRLGVNIPTMLVTSGANDSRVDPMNAKKFVAALQNNIGQVSPVILHMDFDSGHGSGQSTAQSIDNWTFIFEFIMNQLEM; encoded by the coding sequence ATGAAAAAATTAGTAACATTATTTTCGCTAGTGGGTATTTGCTTTGCAACGAATGCTCAGGTAAAGTTTAATCCACCAGCAACGCCTAGAATTCCTGTTGTTGATACCTTACATGGCGTGATTTTAACCGACGATTACAGTTGGTTGGAGGATAAAACCGATCCCCGAGTAGTTGAATGGACAAAGGCGCAACACGATTATGGTGTTGAATACTTAAATACAACGCAAAAAATGCATTCGGGTTTGCATGAGGATATTGCAAAGTACATCGATTTGGATTACGAGGGACCTCTATCGCGAGTAGGGCAAAGGGTCTTCCAAACTGTGAAGAAAAAAGGTGATAAGCAGTATAAGTTATATACAATTATTAAGGGCGATAAAAAACTTATCTGGGATCCTGTAATGTTGGATTCTACCGGTAAAACATCTACATCGGGCATTGACTATACTTACGATGGCGAACGTGCCGCAATTAGCGTTCAGAAAAGTGGAGCCGAAATAGAAACCACTTACATTATTGATACCCGTACAGGTAAAATTTTATATAAACCCTTGGAGAATGTATTTGGGTATCAATGGACAAAGGATCAGCAACACGCATACTTTACCATCCGTAGCAAAGAAGATGTCGATAAACAATTACCCCTGAAAACATACTACTGGAAGGTTGGCGATCCTATTAAAAAGGCAGTTTTCATTGGCACTACAACCGATGCTCAAAACTCATTCTACATCTACGATAACCGCTACAGCGATGTAACATTCTTTGGCGAAAGCGATTTCTACGCTAATAATCTTTACATGCGCAAAACTGGAACTTTCGATAAGGGTACATTGATTTACGAAAGTAAAACTGACCGGGCTTACCCCGAAGCCATTGGCGATAAACTCTACATTTTTACCAACGATAAGGCGCCTAACTTTAAGCTAATGGTTGCCGATAAGGCCAATGCTGATTACAAGAATTGGAAAACACTTATTCCTGAGGGTGAAACCGTTTTGCAGAGCTATGTTATAACCAAAAACAGTATCATCATTCAGGATAAAGTGGATATTCAAAGCCGTTTAACATTGTACGATTTGAATGGCAATAAGATAAAGCAAATTGAACTACCCGAACTGGGTAATGTTGCTGGCGTTAGTTACGATCGCGAGGAGGATTCTCTATATGTAAGCATGAGTACGTTTACATCAACCTCTAAAACATTTGTGGCTTCACCCTCCGATTTTAAATGGCGATTATTCTTCCAGCGCGAACTTCCTGTTGATATGAGTAACATTGTTGGCGAGATCAAGTTTTACAAGTCAAAGGATAGCACTCGTATTCCTGTGTTTGTGGTTCATCGCAAGGATATGAAGTTGGATGGGAATAATCCTGTGCTTATTACTGCGTACGGTGGATTTAACTCCGGTATTGAGCCGCATTACTACGGATTCTACTCTGCATTCATAAACCGTGGTGGTGTTGTTGTTGAGGCTGGTATTAGGGGTGGCGATGAGTATGGCGAAAAGTGGCATCAGGATGGAATGCTTTCGAAAAAGCAGAACTGCTTCGACGATTTCAATGCTTGTACCGAGTGGCTAATCAAGGAAGGATACTCTAACACCAACCGTATTGTGGCAATGGGCGGAAGCAACGGAGGTTTGTTGATGGGAGCCATTGCTGTTCAACGTCCTGATTTGTATAAGGCTATTGTTTGTGAGGTTCCTTTGCTGGATATGCTAAAATACCACAAGTTCCTTATTGCCCGTTACTGGATTCCTGAGTATGGCTCGTCGGAAAGTGAAGAGCAGTTCCGTTGGTTGTTGCGCTACTCGCCTTACCATAACATTCGCTTAGGGGTAAACATCCCAACTATGCTGGTAACATCGGGGGCAAACGATAGCCGTGTGGATCCAATGAATGCCAAGAAGTTTGTAGCTGCGCTACAGAATAATATCGGACAGGTTAGCCCGGTTATCCTTCACATGGATTTTGATAGCGGACACGGTTCGGGACAAAGTACAGCTCAGTCTATTGATAACTGGACCTTTATTTTTGAGTTTATAATGAATCAATTGGAAATGTAA
- a CDS encoding DNA-binding protein: MDLQSDKGTMIKLANYIKSLIDISDNDLRIILSNFSKKELAKGSYILKRGQIASSYYFIASGAVRIFSDEEPNGKTLWIAFENQFVAELPSIRFQTPSEFSFQAIEDTVIMIIDSARMEQLYAQIPQWQAFGRQIWEKSFLAVVQNVVLLQTHNATERYKRAVLETEYIQRVPLKYLSSFLGITPSSLSRLRKKIK; this comes from the coding sequence TTGGATTTACAAAGCGATAAGGGAACAATGATAAAACTTGCGAATTACATTAAATCGTTAATTGATATAAGCGATAATGATTTAAGAATAATCTTATCGAATTTTAGCAAAAAGGAGTTGGCAAAAGGATCTTACATTCTAAAGCGAGGGCAAATCGCATCGTCTTACTATTTTATTGCTTCGGGTGCCGTAAGAATATTTTCCGACGAGGAGCCCAACGGCAAAACGCTCTGGATTGCTTTTGAGAATCAGTTTGTGGCAGAGTTGCCAAGCATTCGATTTCAAACTCCTTCGGAATTTAGTTTTCAGGCAATAGAGGATACTGTAATAATGATTATTGATTCGGCCAGGATGGAACAACTATATGCTCAGATTCCGCAGTGGCAAGCATTTGGCCGACAGATATGGGAAAAGTCTTTTTTAGCTGTTGTTCAGAATGTGGTGTTGCTGCAGACGCATAACGCTACCGAACGTTATAAAAGAGCCGTATTGGAAACTGAGTACATTCAGAGAGTTCCTTTAAAGTATCTATCGTCATTTCTTGGAATAACTCCATCGTCGTTAAGCCGTTTGCGAAAAAAAATCAAATAG
- a CDS encoding Bcr/CflA family drug resistance efflux transporter — MQNSKNISFLVVFMGLLVGLPALTTDIYLPSFPALASFFDTSASSIQMTLTATMIGVALGQLVIGPLSDRYGRKTPLIVSLAAFIVTTAFIIYTKDVRYFIALRFVQGFACSSGMVLSRAVLASTYSGSQLAKALSINTAILSVMPTFAPVVGGVILTFASWQGQFIFLLIISAVFLISSFGLKESSTKESVADNSSSSLGKGLLLLLGNKSYISNVLIFAFAMAVMFAYIASSPFIFQEHYQLSPLLYSILFGLNAVALAIGSLFASRFRNQEKALQLGALGLIVMSVVLVATLFSGLSYVFFEMAFFVMFIFNGLIYPSSTTLALGSCQQNAGTASAILGTTQFLFGGIVSPLVGIGDILYSTSVAIVVCSLIVFLLVLQRMLSGNGSTVQLIYVRIINRLGRVDIKD, encoded by the coding sequence ATGCAAAACAGTAAAAACATTTCATTTCTTGTTGTATTCATGGGGCTTTTGGTTGGATTACCTGCCTTAACAACCGATATTTATTTGCCAAGTTTTCCGGCATTGGCAAGTTTTTTTGACACGTCAGCGTCGAGTATTCAAATGACCCTTACAGCAACCATGATAGGGGTTGCACTGGGACAATTAGTAATTGGTCCATTAAGCGATAGGTATGGGCGGAAAACTCCCTTAATAGTTAGTTTGGCCGCATTTATAGTTACAACCGCTTTTATTATCTATACAAAAGATGTTCGTTACTTTATAGCGCTTCGATTTGTGCAGGGGTTTGCCTGTTCGTCGGGGATGGTGCTTTCGCGTGCAGTTTTGGCAAGTACCTATTCGGGATCTCAGCTGGCAAAGGCATTGTCTATTAACACTGCAATTCTTAGTGTTATGCCAACTTTTGCACCTGTTGTTGGCGGTGTTATACTCACCTTTGCTAGTTGGCAGGGGCAATTTATATTTCTATTGATTATTAGTGCGGTATTCCTTATTTCATCTTTTGGTTTAAAGGAATCGTCTACCAAGGAGAGCGTGGCCGATAATTCATCGAGTAGTTTGGGTAAGGGTTTGTTACTTCTGCTAGGAAATAAGAGTTACATTTCTAATGTATTGATATTTGCCTTTGCTATGGCCGTTATGTTTGCCTATATTGCGTCATCGCCTTTTATTTTTCAGGAACATTACCAGTTATCGCCGTTGCTCTATAGCATACTGTTTGGATTAAATGCTGTAGCATTGGCCATAGGATCGCTATTTGCATCGCGGTTTCGGAATCAGGAAAAGGCTCTGCAACTAGGCGCCTTGGGTTTAATCGTTATGAGTGTGGTTTTGGTTGCTACCCTATTCTCGGGATTATCCTATGTGTTTTTCGAGATGGCGTTCTTTGTTATGTTCATCTTCAATGGTTTAATTTATCCCTCGTCAACTACATTGGCTTTAGGATCGTGCCAGCAGAATGCGGGAACTGCATCGGCTATACTTGGTACAACTCAATTCTTGTTTGGAGGTATTGTTTCGCCATTAGTGGGAATTGGTGATATTTTGTATTCAACATCTGTTGCAATAGTTGTGTGCTCGCTGATAGTTTTCTTGTTGGTTTTGCAGCGAATGCTGTCGGGTAATGGATCAACGGTTCAATTGATTTACGTTCGAATAATCAACAGACTTGGGAGGGTTGATATAAAAGATTAG
- a CDS encoding pseudouridine synthase, which yields MAKKEYRHKPDDAKKREIRLTVTEEGVLMKFLLAQIPHKNRDNFKTLLNDRQIRVDGSVVTWYNHPLKPGQVVTVSWFKMPSTKQYPGIKVLFEDQHIIVIEKDSGVLSIATDKEKDVTAYSMLRSHVKEQGASNKIFIVHRIDRETSGVIIFAKSEAVKTTLQKNWNDSVLERTYIAVVEGAVEKPTGTITSYLKESPAFVMYSCDDRAEGQKAITHYKVMKQNAQYTLLKVNLETGRKNQIRVHMQDIGHSVIGDKKYGSKESPIGRLGLHAQVLAFTHPVTSKPMRFETQIPKAFLKLF from the coding sequence ATGGCAAAGAAAGAGTATCGGCACAAACCCGATGATGCGAAGAAACGGGAGATTCGCTTAACGGTGACTGAGGAAGGTGTACTTATGAAGTTTCTGCTTGCACAGATTCCCCACAAGAATCGCGATAACTTTAAAACCTTGCTTAACGATAGGCAAATAAGGGTTGATGGTTCCGTGGTTACATGGTATAACCATCCGCTAAAACCGGGTCAGGTGGTTACGGTTAGTTGGTTTAAGATGCCATCAACCAAGCAGTATCCTGGTATTAAGGTGCTTTTCGAGGATCAACACATTATTGTAATCGAAAAGGATTCGGGTGTACTGTCCATTGCAACCGATAAGGAGAAGGATGTAACAGCCTATAGTATGCTCCGCAGCCATGTTAAGGAGCAAGGCGCATCGAATAAGATTTTTATTGTTCACCGGATTGATAGGGAAACATCGGGTGTTATTATATTTGCCAAGAGCGAGGCGGTTAAAACAACCCTACAGAAGAACTGGAACGACTCTGTTCTGGAACGAACTTACATAGCTGTGGTTGAGGGTGCTGTGGAGAAGCCCACTGGAACCATAACATCTTACTTAAAGGAGAGTCCCGCGTTTGTGATGTACTCGTGCGATGATCGTGCCGAGGGGCAAAAGGCCATTACTCACTACAAGGTGATGAAACAGAATGCACAGTATACTCTGCTAAAGGTGAATTTGGAAACGGGACGAAAGAATCAGATAAGGGTTCATATGCAGGATATTGGACACAGCGTAATTGGCGATAAAAAGTATGGATCGAAGGAAAGCCCCATAGGCCGGTTAGGTTTGCATGCGCAGGTGTTGGCTTTTACTCATCCGGTAACCAGCAAACCAATGCGGTTCGAAACGCAGATTCCAAAAGCATTTCTAAAGTTATTCTAG
- a CDS encoding cupin — MKLITLESAEKVPFNLDGHKMFTSEKVELIHLNLYPNEEVAPHTNPFDVIFYILEGEGKINVDDESMPVKANHSLFVEKNKQRGMANTGSSNLKVLVFKIF; from the coding sequence ATGAAACTAATCACGCTCGAAAGTGCCGAAAAGGTTCCATTCAACCTCGATGGCCACAAAATGTTTACAAGCGAAAAGGTGGAACTTATCCATCTTAACCTTTATCCCAACGAGGAGGTTGCCCCGCACACTAATCCCTTCGATGTAATCTTTTACATTCTAGAAGGCGAAGGTAAAATCAATGTTGATGATGAGTCCATGCCTGTAAAGGCAAACCACAGCCTATTTGTTGAAAAGAATAAACAGCGCGGGATGGCCAATACGGGTAGTTCAAATCTTAAAGTATTGGTATTTAAAATCTTTTAA
- a CDS encoding cytochrome c assembly protein, giving the protein MWQIFNYISVSAIILWALSIAIVLIPKFTETYRKVGLIIALLGTILLVAFVAGLWVTLERPPMRTMAETRLWYSLFVSIVTWIIYLKTSNKAMFALGYIMSIVFLIVDIIHPEYQSKSLMPALQSYLFIPHVIVYMISYAILGAASISTLKAFYYYRKNSEVEKDIALSMQLVYPGFAFLTWGMLLGAFWAKIAWGNYWAWDPKETWALLTWFFYLILIHIHKFLPNKKKLIITLLALSFIVLIITWMGIKYMPTGMQSVHVYGG; this is encoded by the coding sequence ATGTGGCAAATATTTAACTATATATCTGTATCAGCAATAATTCTTTGGGCTTTAAGCATCGCCATTGTTTTAATTCCGAAGTTCACCGAGACTTACCGAAAGGTTGGTTTAATCATCGCTTTACTGGGCACGATTCTTTTAGTGGCATTTGTTGCAGGTCTCTGGGTTACGCTTGAACGCCCTCCAATGCGTACAATGGCCGAAACAAGGCTATGGTACTCTCTTTTTGTGAGCATTGTAACTTGGATTATCTACCTAAAAACAAGCAACAAAGCGATGTTTGCACTTGGATACATAATGTCGATAGTTTTTCTGATTGTAGATATTATTCATCCTGAGTACCAAAGCAAATCGTTGATGCCAGCATTGCAGAGCTATTTGTTTATCCCTCACGTTATAGTGTATATGATATCATACGCTATACTAGGCGCTGCAAGCATATCAACACTAAAGGCCTTCTACTACTATAGAAAAAACAGTGAAGTAGAAAAGGACATTGCTCTATCAATGCAGTTGGTTTACCCTGGCTTTGCTTTTCTAACCTGGGGAATGCTACTTGGTGCATTCTGGGCAAAAATTGCTTGGGGAAACTACTGGGCTTGGGATCCAAAGGAAACATGGGCATTACTAACTTGGTTCTTCTATCTAATACTAATCCATATCCATAAGTTTTTACCCAATAAGAAGAAACTTATCATAACACTGCTGGCACTCTCATTCATTGTTCTAATTATTACATGGATGGGCATAAAATATATGCCAACTGGAATGCAGAGTGTACATGTTTATGGAGGGTAG
- a CDS encoding membrane protein, producing the protein MNHEQNTKGKPIWSFPWNYKEGFVFAFGFLVLGFLMEIVNPLHHYIPPRYPYNFIYIAILVITTIVTSTLWRKKSIVVWLSSIKSSIPAIILFSFQVFLLAVIPQKQGEMPAGLHIITRTWYFTLSALYLTLTLCFAIAKRIYPFTFTNIAFTLNHLGLWLCVIAGLLGYGDKQEVKIQVSVDQLVWYGINDKGKDVELPIAIKLEKFIAEYYTPKPALMVRGTELPFLPQNHPDISIDSIFCIEGIDVKVHQYYQRAYISDSGFIDARGVPFTGPAALVEVSIKNGKSTKGWIAPECASFAERYLTINEDTILRLLPAEPKYYASDILLYTKSGIAEEKHRIEVNSPLKVDGWFVYQYGYDNRAGADSEYSIFLAIYDPWLKFVYAGMLMILFGTILMSLSNFYKNQH; encoded by the coding sequence ATGAATCATGAACAAAATACCAAGGGAAAGCCAATTTGGTCTTTCCCTTGGAACTATAAGGAAGGATTTGTTTTTGCCTTTGGATTTTTGGTTTTGGGTTTTTTAATGGAGATTGTAAATCCCTTACACCATTATATTCCGCCACGCTACCCGTATAACTTCATTTACATTGCCATTCTTGTAATAACAACAATAGTCACAAGCACCTTGTGGCGCAAAAAATCTATTGTTGTGTGGTTATCATCCATAAAATCGTCAATTCCTGCAATTATTCTTTTCTCGTTTCAGGTATTCTTGCTCGCAGTAATTCCACAAAAGCAAGGGGAAATGCCTGCTGGGTTACATATCATAACACGAACATGGTATTTTACCCTATCAGCGTTGTACTTAACATTAACCCTTTGCTTTGCAATTGCAAAAAGGATTTATCCCTTCACCTTTACCAATATTGCATTTACCTTGAATCATCTTGGTTTATGGCTTTGCGTTATTGCTGGTTTGCTAGGCTATGGTGATAAACAGGAAGTAAAAATACAGGTAAGCGTTGACCAACTTGTATGGTATGGAATAAATGATAAGGGCAAAGATGTTGAATTACCAATCGCCATTAAATTGGAAAAATTTATTGCCGAGTATTACACTCCAAAACCAGCATTGATGGTTCGTGGAACAGAATTACCCTTTCTTCCCCAAAATCATCCAGACATATCAATAGATAGTATTTTTTGCATCGAAGGTATTGACGTTAAGGTTCACCAATACTACCAAAGAGCATATATCTCCGATAGCGGTTTTATTGATGCCAGAGGAGTTCCATTTACAGGTCCCGCAGCACTTGTGGAAGTTTCAATCAAAAATGGAAAATCCACCAAGGGTTGGATTGCACCAGAGTGCGCCTCGTTTGCAGAACGATACCTAACAATCAATGAAGATACCATTCTTAGGCTACTTCCTGCTGAACCCAAATACTACGCCTCTGACATACTGCTTTACACTAAAAGTGGAATTGCTGAGGAAAAGCACCGAATTGAGGTTAATTCTCCCTTAAAAGTTGACGGCTGGTTTGTTTACCAATATGGATACGACAACAGGGCTGGTGCAGATTCCGAGTACAGCATATTTTTAGCAATTTACGACCCTTGGTTAAAGTTTGTGTATGCTGGTATGCTGATGATTCTTTTTGGAACTATTCTAATGTCATTGAGCAACTTTTATAAAAATCAGCATTAA
- the nrfA gene encoding cytochrome c-552, with the protein MSTPLSKKIEQQPWIGWALFLGTMAVVFVLGLLAASIVQRRTEATLMNQPKYDLAEFEPRNEVWGLAYPREYQTYSQMADTSFHSKYNGSAMRDALEEDPRIVVLFAGYAFSKEYNQPRGHVYAIKDIQNTLRTGTPQDEHEGPQYSSCWACKSPDVPRMFTQTSPADFYKTKWSTMLSEIVNPIGCANCHEPKTMNLRFYQPPFIEAYQRQGKDITKATLNQMRTMVCAQCHVEYYFKGDGKYVTFPWDKGMDMEQIEEYYDSFNFSDWTHAISKVPIIKAQHPDFELFQHSIHYQRGASCADCHMPYTTEGSQKITDHKVQSPLNNMEASCMVCHRQSKEELTKNVYDRQDKVYKEKIALEDLLVKAHFEAKFAWDKGATEKMMEPVMKLIRQAQWRWDFVAASHGASFHAPLECMRIIADGMNKASQARLELSRILADLGHNKPVELPDISTKDKAQTAIGLDMSKLKSEKKAWKETKLPEWLKKAEERQKQMPLPAKIM; encoded by the coding sequence ATGAGTACCCCATTAAGCAAGAAGATAGAACAGCAACCATGGATTGGCTGGGCGCTTTTCCTAGGTACAATGGCTGTAGTTTTTGTGCTTGGATTGCTTGCAGCAAGCATTGTTCAACGCAGAACTGAAGCAACCCTTATGAATCAACCTAAATACGATTTAGCCGAATTTGAGCCACGAAACGAGGTTTGGGGTCTTGCATACCCTCGCGAGTATCAAACATACTCGCAAATGGCCGACACATCATTTCATTCAAAATATAACGGAAGTGCAATGCGCGATGCTCTTGAGGAAGACCCGAGAATAGTTGTACTTTTTGCAGGATATGCGTTCTCAAAGGAATACAACCAGCCAAGAGGACACGTTTATGCTATTAAAGATATACAAAACACATTAAGAACAGGAACTCCCCAGGATGAACATGAAGGACCACAATACTCTAGCTGTTGGGCTTGCAAAAGCCCTGATGTTCCAAGAATGTTTACCCAAACATCCCCAGCCGATTTTTATAAAACAAAATGGTCGACAATGCTTTCGGAGATTGTAAACCCCATAGGATGTGCAAACTGCCACGAACCCAAGACAATGAATCTTCGTTTTTACCAACCGCCATTTATTGAGGCATATCAAAGGCAAGGAAAAGATATAACCAAAGCAACATTGAACCAAATGCGTACGATGGTTTGTGCACAATGTCACGTGGAGTACTACTTTAAAGGCGATGGTAAATACGTTACATTCCCTTGGGATAAGGGTATGGATATGGAACAAATTGAAGAGTATTATGATTCTTTCAACTTCTCGGACTGGACACACGCAATAAGTAAAGTTCCAATTATAAAGGCTCAACATCCTGACTTTGAACTTTTCCAACACAGCATCCACTATCAACGTGGAGCATCGTGTGCCGATTGCCATATGCCTTACACCACAGAGGGTAGCCAAAAAATTACCGACCATAAGGTTCAAAGTCCGCTGAACAACATGGAAGCATCATGCATGGTTTGCCACCGCCAATCAAAAGAGGAATTAACTAAAAATGTATACGATAGGCAGGATAAAGTTTACAAGGAAAAAATTGCGCTGGAAGATTTACTTGTAAAAGCACACTTCGAGGCAAAATTTGCTTGGGATAAAGGTGCAACCGAAAAGATGATGGAACCTGTAATGAAACTTATCCGTCAGGCACAATGGCGATGGGATTTTGTGGCTGCAAGCCATGGAGCCTCGTTCCACGCACCTCTTGAGTGCATGCGTATTATTGCCGACGGAATGAACAAAGCATCACAAGCAAGGCTTGAGCTTTCTAGAATACTTGCGGATTTAGGCCACAATAAGCCTGTTGAACTACCTGATATCAGCACCAAGGATAAAGCCCAAACCGCCATTGGCCTAGATATGAGCAAACTAAAATCGGAGAAAAAGGCTTGGAAAGAAACAAAACTGCCCGAGTGGTTAAAGAAAGCGGAGGAACGTCAAAAACAAATGCCTTTGCCTGCTAAAATAATGTAG
- a CDS encoding cytochrome c nitrite reductase small subunit has product MMPKVKTFIQKLNPPAQWRIPVIIVAGIFMGTATFTFYTSRAWSYVSNDPATCVNCHIMRTEYVTWHHSSHREVATCNDCHVPHDNIFRKYYFKGSDGMRHASIFTLNTYSQTITMLPPGRKVVQENCIRCHGNLTEMVKANVTYDQTIEGNGRLCWDCHRDVPHGRVKSLSSTPFGSAPVPKSDTPEWLKKLID; this is encoded by the coding sequence ATGATGCCAAAAGTTAAGACATTCATACAGAAACTTAACCCTCCAGCACAATGGCGCATCCCGGTGATTATTGTTGCTGGAATTTTTATGGGCACTGCCACTTTTACATTTTACACATCCAGAGCCTGGTCGTACGTTTCAAACGACCCTGCAACTTGCGTTAATTGCCATATTATGAGAACGGAGTACGTTACATGGCATCACTCGTCGCATCGGGAAGTTGCCACTTGTAACGACTGCCACGTTCCACACGACAATATTTTCCGAAAATACTACTTCAAAGGTTCTGACGGGATGCGACACGCAAGCATTTTTACCCTAAATACTTATTCTCAAACCATAACAATGCTTCCTCCTGGTCGCAAAGTGGTTCAGGAGAACTGCATTCGCTGTCACGGCAACTTAACCGAAATGGTTAAAGCAAATGTCACCTATGACCAAACCATTGAAGGCAATGGACGTTTGTGCTGGGATTGCCACCGCGATGTTCCGCATGGACGAGTAAAAAGTCTCTCCTCTACTCCATTCGGAAGCGCTCCTGTCCCTAAATCAGACACTCCCGAATGGCTTAAAAAGTTAATCGATTAA
- a CDS encoding cupin, whose product MTNEFPKGAKFNFATEVDYSNGGIVSKNVLKRPTGNISLFAFDKGEGLSEHTAPFDAMVQVIEGKARIVIGGNPHDLATGETIIMPANITHALQATERFKMVLTMIKE is encoded by the coding sequence ATGACAAACGAATTTCCAAAAGGAGCAAAATTTAACTTCGCAACCGAAGTTGACTATAGCAATGGTGGAATTGTAAGCAAGAATGTGCTTAAACGCCCCACTGGCAATATATCTCTTTTCGCATTCGATAAAGGCGAAGGGTTGAGCGAACATACCGCCCCTTTCGATGCAATGGTTCAGGTTATTGAAGGTAAAGCAAGAATCGTTATTGGTGGAAACCCTCACGATTTGGCAACGGGCGAAACCATTATTATGCCAGCAAACATTACTCACGCACTACAGGCTACAGAACGTTTTAAAATGGTGCTAACAATGATAAAGGAGTAG
- a CDS encoding cupin gives MTEIKATHLSTAIFKDTPHKVDVRQMYSQPDAQAMHITLQPGESLKPHKTPVDVFFYILEGTPTVHIGDNSTVFTKDTLVESPKEIVHYLSNSSNEIARILVVKTPNPQNSTKVL, from the coding sequence ATGACAGAGATTAAAGCAACGCATTTATCAACAGCTATTTTTAAGGACACTCCACACAAAGTAGATGTTCGACAAATGTACAGCCAGCCCGATGCACAGGCAATGCACATTACCTTGCAACCAGGCGAATCGCTCAAACCACATAAAACCCCAGTTGATGTGTTTTTCTATATACTAGAGGGCACTCCAACTGTTCATATCGGCGATAATTCAACAGTCTTTACAAAAGATACATTAGTTGAAAGTCCAAAAGAAATTGTACACTACCTAAGCAATAGCAGCAATGAGATTGCACGAATACTTGTGGTAAAAACGCCAAACCCACAAAACTCAACAAAAGTGCTTTAA